The following is a genomic window from Rhizobium sp. NRK18.
GTCATTCTCGTGGACGGGCTGTTCGCCATGTTCTACGCGGCCATCGATTTTTAAAGGGCGCGGGGATGGATCAGGCCACTCAGGAAAAGACGAGCGAGGGCGAACGGGAGGTCATCCTCTCGGTGCGCGACCTGACCGTCGGCTTCGGCGAGAAGCTGGTGCTCGACAAGCTCAATCTCGACGTATATCGCGGCGAGATTCTCGGCTTTGTCGGCGGCTCGGGGACGGGCAAGTCGGTGCTGATGCGCACGGTTCTGCGCCTGCTGCCGCGGCAATCCGGCAAGATCACCATTCTCGGCAAGAATTACGACGAGCTCAGCGAGAGCGAACATTTCCAGCTCGACATGCGGCTGGGTGTGCTTTTCCAGCACGGTGCGCTGTTTTCGTCGCTGACGGTCAAGGAAAACATCCAGGTTCCGATGCGCGAGTATCTGGACCTGCCGAAGGAACTGATGGACGAGCTCGCCTATCTGAAGATCCAGATGGTGGGACTGGCGCCGGACGCGGCCGACAAGTTCCCGTCGGAGCTTTCCGGCGGCATGATCAAGCGCGCGGCGCTGGCGCGCGCCCTGGCGCTCGATCCCGACCTCGTCTTCCTCGACGAGCCGACCTCCGGCCTAGACCCGATCGGCGCCGCCGAATTCGACGAACTCATTGCCCGGCTGCGCGATACGCTGGGTTTGACCGTTTACATGGTGACACACGACCTCGATAGTCTGTTTTCCGTCTGCGACCGTATTGCAGTGCTTGGACAGAAGCGGGTATTGGTCGAGGGAACATTGGAAGACATGCTCTCGTTCGAGGACGACTGGGTGCAATCCTATTTCCGCGGCAAGCGGGCCCGCTCGATCGTCGGCCGGACATGAGCGCCATGTCGGTACAGTGGAAGGACTGAATGGAAACGAAAGCCAACTACACCATCGTCGGTATCTTCACGCTGCTGATCATCGCGGCGGCGTTCGGCTTCGTCTACTGGATGTCCGGTTTCGGTGGCAAGGGGCCGACGGTTGAACTACTCGTTCGCATTCCCGGTTCCGCCAATGGTCTGAGCGTCGGATCGCCGGTGCGCTTCAATGGCATTGCCATCGGTTCCGTGCGGGATCTGAGGATCGACAACGATCCGCGGTTTACCGTCGCCTTCACCGAAGTCCGGGCCGATGCCCCGGTCTATTCCAGCACCAAGGCGGTTCTGGAAATCCAGGGCCTCACGGGTGCCGCCTATATCGAGCTTTCGGGCGGCGACAAGACGAAGAAGAGCATCCTGCAGGAGGCGGCGGAGAGCGGCAAGCGGGCGGTGATCGTCGCCGACCAGTCGTCCGTGACCAACCTTCTTGCGACCGCCGACAAGATTCTCGACCGGGCCGACGACGCGATCGGCCAGCTGCAGGGGTTCATCAGCGATGCGCGCGAGCCGCTGACGCAGACGGTCAACAATGCCAAGACCTTTTCCGATGCGCTTGCCCGCAATGCCGACGGTATCGACAAGTTCCTGCAGAGCGTTTCGGCGCTCTCGGACAGCGTCAGCGGTCTCTCCGGGCGACTGGACTCGACGCTCGACGCGATCGAGAAGCTGGTGAAGGCTGTGGATGCCGAGCGCATCAACAACATTCTCGCCAATGCCGAAAAGGTCAGCAAGGATGTGGCGGACTCGTCGGGTGAGCTGAAGTCGACCGTCCAGAGCTTCAAGACGACGGCGGAATCGATCAGCAAGGCCGGCGACAAGGCGGCCAGTGTGCTGGACAATGCCGACAAGCTGATCGTCAAGATCGATCCGGCGAAACTCGGCACGGCCGTCGACAATATTTCGGCGGCTGCCGCCGATGCCCGCGTGGCGATCGCCTCGTTCAAGAATGTCGGCGATATCGTCGACAAGCATCAGCAGGACATCGACGACACCATCAAGAATGTCACCGAAATGGCCAAGAAGCTGAATGCGGCCTCGAACCGCGTCGACGGCATTCTCGCCAAGGTCGACGGCATGGTGAGCTCGGACGACTCCCAGGGCATGTTCGCCCAGGCGAGCGAGACGCTGAAGTCGATCAAGACGCTTGCCGACAATCTGAATGCGCAGGTCGGTCCGATCGCCGCCAATCTCAACAAGTTCTCGTCGAGCGGTCTGCGCGACGTCGAGGGCCTCGTGGACGATGCGCGCCGTACGGTGAAGTCGCTTGAGGACACGATCAACAATCTCGACGACAATCCGCAGCGGCTTTTGTTCGGCGGTGGCGGCGTGAAGGAATATGACGGGCGCACCCGTCGCTGAGGAGTGAGTTTATGAGCGGAGTGGCAAGGGTGTCGATCATGCGCAAGGGAATGCCCGCACTGGCTGCCGGGGCGCTGGCCGCCGTGCTGATGAGCGGCTGTTCTACGACGCCGCTCAGCGATACGTTCGACCTTGCAGCGCCGGCCGTCTCCACCGATCGCTCGGCCCATCGCCGCCAGATCCTGGTGCCGGTGCCGACCGCCATCAAGGCGATCAACAGCGAGAAGATCGTCGTGCGCGTCTCGCCGTCCGAGGTGCAGTATCTCTCTGGCTCGCAATGGAGTGACACGCTGCCGCGCATGGTGCAGGCCAAGCTCGTGCAGGCCTTCGAGGCGACCGGCAAGCTCGGCGGCGTCGGCGTGCCGGGGCAGGGGTTGGCGATCGACGAGCAGGTGGTGACCGAAATCCGCACCTTCGAGGTGCAGGCCTATGGCGGCGTCAAGCAGGCGAATATCGCGATTTCCGTCAAGATCCTCAACGACCGCAACGGCTCCGTGCGGGCGACGAAGCTGTTTACCGCCACCGCGCCGGTCACCGGCTCCGAGGCGCCGGCCTTCGTCGATGGCCTCGACCGCGCCTTTGCCGATATCGCCAGCCAGATCGTCACCTGGTCGCTCGGCGTCATCTGATCCCCGGGCCGGGCTTCGGCCGTTCGTTTTCGGGTCTCCTCCCTGTCACGATACCGGTGTAGCATTGCGCCTTGTGGCGGCGTGCGCATTTCCGTCCTGAATGGTTCGCATTTCGGAACAGAACGCGCCGCCGACCATTATTACACTGTACCCCATCAACAACGGATCAGGAGGAAGCGATGGCTATCGTCAAAAAGGGCTCGGCGCACTGGAGCGGCGGACTGAAGGACGGCAAGGGCGAGGTGTCTACCGAGAGCGGCGTGCTCGACAAGCAGCCTTACGGATTTCGCACCCGGTTCGAGGGCCAGCCCGGCACCAATCCGGAAGAACTGATCGGCGCGGCGCATGCCGCCTGCTTTACCATGGCGCTGTCGCTGATGCTGGAAGAGGCGGGCTTCAAGGCCGACAGCCTGGAAACCACCGCCAGCGTCTCCCTCGACAAGAAGGACGACGGCTTCGCCATCACCGGCATCGAACTCGCCCTTTCCGGCACCGTCTCCGGCATGGACGAGGCCAAGTTCAAGGAGATCGCCGACAAGGCCAAGGCCGGCTGCCCGGTTTCGAAGGCGCTTTCGGCGGTGCCGATCAGCTTGACGACGACGTTCGGGTGAACTTTCCTCTCCCCCTGCGGGAGAGGAAGAAAAATCGGTGTCTTAGCGCATAGCGCTAAGCGCCAGATTTTTCAGGTGAGGGGGTATGCCTTCCCACGCTGCGCCACCCCCTCTCTTGGAATTTCTAACACTTAGCTTCGCTAAGATGTTGAAATTCCATTCTCCCCCGCCAAGGGGGAGATGGGCGCCCGCGGCATCCTCGGCGCTTCGCCTCTCCCCTTGCGGGAGAGAATACAAAATTATGATCTTAGCTTCGGCTAAGTGATAGATTTTGTTGGTGAGGGGATCAGGTCACAAAACGGGTTGCATTCTGCAAATGCTTTGCAATCATCCCCACATGCGCCAGCCCGTTCCGCCCCATCACCGTAATTTTGCCCGCTCCATGCGTGCCGACAGCAAGGCGGCAGAGTCAATGTTGTGGCAGTCACTGAAGAACCGCCAGCTGGCCGGGTTTAAGTTCAAACGCCAGGTGCCGCTCGACGGCTATATCCTCGATTTCGTCTGCTTCGAGGCTCGTCTGATCGTCGAGGCAGATGGCGGCCAGCATGCCGAAAGCGTCCGGGATGCCAAGCGTGATCGCCATTTTCGCGACGCCGGCTTTCGGGTATTGCGCTTCTGGAACGACGAGATTGAACGCAATCTTGTTGATGTCTGCCGGGTGATATTGCTGGAGCTGAAGAATACTGGGGAATGATGGATCCTACCTCTCCCCTTGCGGGAGAGGAAGAAAAATCAGCGTCTTAGTGCGTAGCGCTAAGTGCTAGATTTTTCAGGTGAGGGGATATGTCCGACCACCCCCACCGACCCCCTCTCTTGGAATTTCTAACACTTAGCTTCGCTAAGATGTTGAAATTCCATTCTCCCCCGCCAAGGGGGAGATGGGCACTTGCGGCGCTCTCGACGCTCCACCTCTCCCCTTGCGGGAGAGGACGTGATTTCAACGTCTTAGCCAAAGGCTAAGTGTTAGAAATCACTGGTGAGGGGAGTTACGTTTCCAGTTGTGGGCCCTTAGGTTGGGGGCCGATTGTCGGAAGCCCGAATTCATTACGTGAAAGTTTGCACTGCAGATCCAGATATTGCATTATAGCATCAACGATAGTTGAGTAAGCTTTTGGATTTTCTGACCAACGGTGAAGTTGCATGTTTCGAAGATCAAGTATTGCAAAATCATCAACTAAGTCAGATTCTTTGGGCCAATTGCGCTGAACCAAAGTCAAGGCTGCAATCACGATACTTTTTTGAAGTTTTGGTTCCTTTGTGTTCCATATATGGATTGCTGTTCGACGCCCGCCCATTTCCATAACACAATTCGCTTCAAAGCGGATACGAAAGAAGCCTCCGGGGCTTTGGATCACGATTGCATCGCAGAAATTGATTTGGCCCGGATTTGCTTTTCGCCATTTTAGAAAGCGGATAATCCCTAGGCGAGTGGAACGCCTTTCTCCCTTGTTCTTGATAAGTGATGTAGCAGCAAAAACTTCTGCTGGAGTTTGGGTGCCCGTTGCCAATTTTTGAATTGCACGACGTAAGCTGCGGTGGCGATCGTATGGCTTGCTGTCTTTGGAGGGCTTATGCCGCTCGCGTATGGTGCTTTTTTGCCTCTTGTCGCTGAGAGATATCAGCTTTAAGAATGCAGAGAATCCCATCGTCGGTATTTGTGGCATGCTCAAATCCTCTTGATTACAAAAGTGGATAAGGTGCCAAAGCCCGCTCGACTTGGAGAGCCAACAGCCTATAATTCGTTTGCCAACGGTATAGGGACATTAGTCTCTTTGCCTAGCGAAGGCTTTGGCTATTCGCGGTGTGTCGTGGTCGAGTTGGCGCTCGGTCACGGCACATGCGAATGATCACTTCTCTTTTCGCACTCCTTTGAATGGAGTGCCGTCTTTCTTTCCATCCATGAACTTTCCATCTGGAGCGCGTTTGGTCCAGGTTTCAGTCTTTGGATTGTAGACCTGTGAGCGGTCCCTTACTGCACCTATGCGGTGCCCGTCGCCTTTTGGGGGATTGGTAGCCATCGATCATCACCTCGCTTTCGTGGCTATTCGCATTGCATCTGCGAATCATATTAGTGCGAGGCTGGTGTATAAGTCAATTAATTAGTAATAAAATTTCAATTATTTCTCACATTAGCTTGCGATTTTTCTAATGTCAACAGAGTTCTGTGGATAACTCTTATATTGATTTGGTATTTATATTTTTGTTCGCACAAATAAAGTGCTGGGAGTCATTCGCCGGTGGCCTTTGATTTGACTGAATGTGATCTTTGTTTCTTTAATGTGACTCTTTTCTGCTGCGTAGAGTCAGTATTCGTATCAAAATACTGATGCGAGTTTTTGTGAGTTAGAAGCCCGGAGTTTCCCCCGGGCTATCAATTTCTCAGTTTTCAACAACTTGCTCAGCTGCACCCGCTCGTCGCACCACAAGTATCGCACTTTTCACACGTCCCATTCCGGACCATCGTGAAGTTCTGGCACTCGGAGCACATGTTGCCGGTGTAGCCCTGGGCGATCGAGCGCATGCGGCGTTCGGTCTCGAGCTTCTTGGCGTCGGCCTTGGCGGTGGCGGCGTCGGCGGCGGCCTTGTCGGAGAACAGGGCGGTTGCCTCCTGGGCGGCCTCGTCGGCGATTTCCTCTGCCAGTTCTGCAGCGCGTTCCTCGTAGTCACGCTTGAAGGCGACGACTTCCGAGGTGGAGGTGACCGTCTCGGTCACAGCGACGGCATCGATCTTGCGCGCGGTGGCGCCGATCGCGGTGACGTTGCCGCCGGAGACGCGCGCCGTTGCCGGGGCGCCGGCCGCCGAACCCTTGGGCTCGGAGGAGGGGCCGTGGCCGGAAGAGACCAGTGTCGGCTTGTGGCCGCGGGTCCAGCCGGTCGAGATCAGGTTGGTCTTGCCTTCCTGGATGCCCTTGCCGAGCGCTGTGTTGCCGAAGTCGGAGGTGTCGACATGGGCAAGGTCGTGGCGGTTCAGGTAGGAGACGGCCAGTTCGCGGAACACGTAGTCGAGGATCGAGGTGGCGTTCTTGATGGCGTCGTTGCCCTGAACCATGCCGGCCGGCTCGAACTTGGTGAAGGTGAAGGCCTCCACGTATTCTTCGAGCGGCACGCCGTATTGCAGGCCGAGCGAGACGGCGATGGCGAAGTTGTTCATCATCGCACGGAAGGCAGCCCCTTCCTTGTGCATGTCGATGAAGATCTCGCCGAGGCGGCCGTCACCGAATTCGCCGGTGCGCAGGTACACCTTGTGTCCGCCGACGACGGCCTTCTGGGTGTAGCCCTGGCGGCGGTTCGGCAGCTTTTCGCGGTCGCGGACGATCTTCTCGACGATGCGCTCGACGATCTTCTCGGTGACGGTGACGGCCTGGGCGGCAGCCGGGGCTGCAACCAGCGCCTCGACGGCATCATCCTCGTCGTCCTCGTCCTCGATAAGCGAGGCGTTCAACGGCTGCGACAGCTTGGAGCCGTCACGGTAGAGGGCGTTCGCCTTCAGGCCGAGCTTCCAGGACAGCATGTAGGCCGCGCCGCAATCCTCGACGGTTGCCTCGTTCGGCATGTTGATCGTCTTGGAGATGGCGCCCGAGATGAACGGCTGGGCGGCCGCCATCATGCGGATGTGGCTTTCGACCGACAGGTAGCGCTTGCCGATCTTGCCGCACGGGTTGGCGCAATCGAAGACGGCGAGGTGCTCTTCCTTGAGGAAGGGCGCGCCTTCGAGCGTCATCGCACCGCAGACGTGGATGTTGGCAGCCTCGATCTCCTTCTTCGAGAAGCCCATGTGGTCGAGCAGGTTGAAGCTCATGTCGGCGAGCTGCTCGTCGGAGACCTTCAGCGTGTCCTTCAGGAAGTCGGGGCCGAGCGTCCACTGGTTGAAGACGAACTTGATGTCGAAGGCGGCCTTCAGCGCGCCGTTGACGGCTTCGATCTTCTCGTCGGTGAAGCCCTTGGCCTTCAGCGTCGAGGGGTTGATGCCCGGCGCCTGGTTGAGGTTGCCGTGGCCGACGGCATAGGCCTCGATCTCGGCGATCTGGCTTTCCGTGTAGCCGAGCGTGCGGAGCGCTTCCGGCACGGCGCCGTTGATGATCTTGAAGTAGCCGCCGCCGGCAAGCTTCTTGAACTTCACCAGCGCGAAGTCGGGCTCGATGCCGGTCGTGTCGCAATCCATGACCAGGCCGATCGTGCCGGTCGGCGCAATCACGGTCGACTGGGCGTTGCGGTAGCCGTGCTGTTCGCCGAGTTCCAGCGCCTTGTCCCAGGCAGCCTTGGCATGGGCGATGAGGTCGGCATCCGGGCAATCGCCGTGGATGAGGGCGACCGGATTGACGGCAACGCCTTCATAGCCCTGCTTCTCGCCATAGGCGGCGCGGCGATGGTTGCGCATGACGCGCAGCATGTTGGCGGCGTTCGGCGCATATTCCGGGAACGGGCCGAGCTCGGAGGCGATTTCCGCCGAAGTCGCATAGGCGACGCCGGTCATGATCGCGGTCAGGGCCCCGGCAATGGCGCGGCCTTCGGCGCTGTCATACGGAATGCCGGACGACATCAGCAGGCCGCCGATATTGGCGTAGCCGAGGCCGAGCGTGCGGTACTTGTAGGAGAGTTCGGCGATCTGGCGCGACGGGAACTGTGCCATCATGACCGAGATTTCGAGAACGACGGTCCACAGGCGGACGGCATGCTCGTAGTCGGCGATGTCGATGTTCTTCGTGGCCTGGTCCTTGAACTGCAGGAGGTTCAGAGACGCCAGGTTGCAGGCGGTGTCGTCGAGGAACATGTATTCCGAGCACGGGTTGGAGGCGCGGATCGGGCCGGCCGCCGGGCAGGTGTGCCAGTCGTTCATCGTCGTGTTGAAGTGCAGGCCCGGATCGGCCGATGCCCAGGCGGCGTAGGAGACCTTGTCCCACAGGTCGCGGGCCTTCAGCGTCTTCATCACGCGGCCGTCGCGGCGGGCTGTCAGGTTCCAGTCGCCATCGTTTTCAACAGCGCGCAGGAACTCGTCCTTGATCGAGACGGAGTTGTTGGAGTTCTGGCCGGAGACCGTGAGGTAGGCTTCCGAATCCCAGTCCGTGTCATAGGTCTTGAACTCGATGTCCTTGTAGCCCTGCTTGGCGAACTGGATGACGCGCTTGATGTAGTTTTCCGGAACCAGCGCCTTCTTGGCGGCGCGGACTTCACGCTTCAGGGCCGGGTTCTCGTTCGGGTCGAAGCAGGCGTCGTTGTCGGCCTCGCAGTTGACGCAGGCCTTCATGATCGCCTTCAGGTGCTTGGAGACGACCTTGGAGCCGGTGACGAGGGCTGCGACCTTCTGCTCTTCCTTGACCTTCCAGTTGATGTATTCCTCGATATCCGGGTGATCGATATCGACGACGACCATCTTGGCGGCGCGGCGGGTCGTGCCGCCCGACTTGATGGCGCCGGCGGCGCGGTCGCCGATCTTGAGGAAGCTCATCAGGCCGGAGGACTTGCCGCCGCCCGAAAGCCGTTCGCCTTCGCCACGCAGATAGGAGAAGTTGGAGCCGGTGCCGGAGCCATACTTGAAGAGACGGGCTTCGCGAACCCACAGGTCCATGATGCCGCCCTCGTTGACGAGGTCGTCGCCGACGGACTGGATGAAGCAGGCATGCGGCTGGGGATGCTCGTAAGCGGATTCGGACTGCTT
Proteins encoded in this region:
- a CDS encoding ABC transporter ATP-binding protein; protein product: MDQATQEKTSEGEREVILSVRDLTVGFGEKLVLDKLNLDVYRGEILGFVGGSGTGKSVLMRTVLRLLPRQSGKITILGKNYDELSESEHFQLDMRLGVLFQHGALFSSLTVKENIQVPMREYLDLPKELMDELAYLKIQMVGLAPDAADKFPSELSGGMIKRAALARALALDPDLVFLDEPTSGLDPIGAAEFDELIARLRDTLGLTVYMVTHDLDSLFSVCDRIAVLGQKRVLVEGTLEDMLSFEDDWVQSYFRGKRARSIVGRT
- a CDS encoding vitamin B12-dependent ribonucleotide reductase is translated as MRIERRFTKDGQSRYAEIEFRKAVSEIKNPDGSIVFRLADIDVPAQFSQVATDVLAQKYFRKAGVPKILKKVEENDVPSWLWRSVPDTFALEALPEDERFGSETDARQVFDRLAGTWTYWGWKGKYFSTEEDALAFRDELAYMLATQRVAPNSPQWFNTGLHWAYGIDGPGQGHFYVDPFTGELKQSESAYEHPQPHACFIQSVGDDLVNEGGIMDLWVREARLFKYGSGTGSNFSYLRGEGERLSGGGKSSGLMSFLKIGDRAAGAIKSGGTTRRAAKMVVVDIDHPDIEEYINWKVKEEQKVAALVTGSKVVSKHLKAIMKACVNCEADNDACFDPNENPALKREVRAAKKALVPENYIKRVIQFAKQGYKDIEFKTYDTDWDSEAYLTVSGQNSNNSVSIKDEFLRAVENDGDWNLTARRDGRVMKTLKARDLWDKVSYAAWASADPGLHFNTTMNDWHTCPAAGPIRASNPCSEYMFLDDTACNLASLNLLQFKDQATKNIDIADYEHAVRLWTVVLEISVMMAQFPSRQIAELSYKYRTLGLGYANIGGLLMSSGIPYDSAEGRAIAGALTAIMTGVAYATSAEIASELGPFPEYAPNAANMLRVMRNHRRAAYGEKQGYEGVAVNPVALIHGDCPDADLIAHAKAAWDKALELGEQHGYRNAQSTVIAPTGTIGLVMDCDTTGIEPDFALVKFKKLAGGGYFKIINGAVPEALRTLGYTESQIAEIEAYAVGHGNLNQAPGINPSTLKAKGFTDEKIEAVNGALKAAFDIKFVFNQWTLGPDFLKDTLKVSDEQLADMSFNLLDHMGFSKKEIEAANIHVCGAMTLEGAPFLKEEHLAVFDCANPCGKIGKRYLSVESHIRMMAAAQPFISGAISKTINMPNEATVEDCGAAYMLSWKLGLKANALYRDGSKLSQPLNASLIEDEDDEDDAVEALVAAPAAAQAVTVTEKIVERIVEKIVRDREKLPNRRQGYTQKAVVGGHKVYLRTGEFGDGRLGEIFIDMHKEGAAFRAMMNNFAIAVSLGLQYGVPLEEYVEAFTFTKFEPAGMVQGNDAIKNATSILDYVFRELAVSYLNRHDLAHVDTSDFGNTALGKGIQEGKTNLISTGWTRGHKPTLVSSGHGPSSEPKGSAAGAPATARVSGGNVTAIGATARKIDAVAVTETVTSTSEVVAFKRDYEERAAELAEEIADEAAQEATALFSDKAAADAATAKADAKKLETERRMRSIAQGYTGNMCSECQNFTMVRNGTCEKCDTCGATSGCS
- a CDS encoding MlaD family protein, yielding METKANYTIVGIFTLLIIAAAFGFVYWMSGFGGKGPTVELLVRIPGSANGLSVGSPVRFNGIAIGSVRDLRIDNDPRFTVAFTEVRADAPVYSSTKAVLEIQGLTGAAYIELSGGDKTKKSILQEAAESGKRAVIVADQSSVTNLLATADKILDRADDAIGQLQGFISDAREPLTQTVNNAKTFSDALARNADGIDKFLQSVSALSDSVSGLSGRLDSTLDAIEKLVKAVDAERINNILANAEKVSKDVADSSGELKSTVQSFKTTAESISKAGDKAASVLDNADKLIVKIDPAKLGTAVDNISAAAADARVAIASFKNVGDIVDKHQQDIDDTIKNVTEMAKKLNAASNRVDGILAKVDGMVSSDDSQGMFAQASETLKSIKTLADNLNAQVGPIAANLNKFSSSGLRDVEGLVDDARRTVKSLEDTINNLDDNPQRLLFGGGGVKEYDGRTRR
- a CDS encoding ABC-type transport auxiliary lipoprotein family protein, which codes for MSGVARVSIMRKGMPALAAGALAAVLMSGCSTTPLSDTFDLAAPAVSTDRSAHRRQILVPVPTAIKAINSEKIVVRVSPSEVQYLSGSQWSDTLPRMVQAKLVQAFEATGKLGGVGVPGQGLAIDEQVVTEIRTFEVQAYGGVKQANIAISVKILNDRNGSVRATKLFTATAPVTGSEAPAFVDGLDRAFADIASQIVTWSLGVI
- a CDS encoding OsmC family protein; protein product: MAIVKKGSAHWSGGLKDGKGEVSTESGVLDKQPYGFRTRFEGQPGTNPEELIGAAHAACFTMALSLMLEEAGFKADSLETTASVSLDKKDDGFAITGIELALSGTVSGMDEAKFKEIADKAKAGCPVSKALSAVPISLTTTFG
- a CDS encoding endonuclease domain-containing protein; the protein is MRQPVPPHHRNFARSMRADSKAAESMLWQSLKNRQLAGFKFKRQVPLDGYILDFVCFEARLIVEADGGQHAESVRDAKRDRHFRDAGFRVLRFWNDEIERNLVDVCRVILLELKNTGE